One Acidobacteriota bacterium genomic region harbors:
- the tsf gene encoding translation elongation factor Ts: MSNAISPAAIKALREKTGAGMMECKSALTEAGGNEEKAIEVLRKRGLATAAKKSGRAAAEGLVDSYIHAGGKIGVLVEINCETDFVARGEEFRNFVHDVAMHITASEPRFVSKEEVPEEVLVKEREIALAAAKADPKNANKPEQVFEKIVEGRINKFYQEACLLEQPYVKDQDITVGNLVTQMTQKTGENVKIRRFVRFKMGEGLEKRSSDLGAEVQELLGGNE, encoded by the coding sequence ATGTCAAACGCAATTTCACCGGCAGCAATTAAAGCATTAAGAGAAAAGACCGGCGCAGGCATGATGGAATGTAAATCGGCGCTTACCGAAGCCGGAGGCAACGAAGAAAAAGCCATCGAGGTGTTGCGCAAACGCGGACTCGCCACGGCAGCGAAAAAATCGGGTCGCGCCGCCGCCGAAGGCTTAGTGGATTCTTACATTCACGCGGGCGGAAAAATCGGCGTGTTGGTTGAAATCAACTGCGAAACCGATTTCGTGGCGCGCGGCGAAGAGTTCCGCAATTTCGTTCATGATGTCGCCATGCACATCACGGCTTCGGAACCGCGCTTCGTCAGCAAAGAAGAGGTGCCCGAAGAGGTGTTGGTGAAAGAACGTGAAATCGCCCTCGCTGCCGCCAAAGCCGACCCGAAAAACGCCAACAAACCTGAACAGGTTTTTGAAAAAATCGTCGAAGGCAGAATCAATAAGTTCTATCAGGAAGCCTGTCTGCTCGAACAACCTTATGTCAAAGACCAGGACATCACGGTTGGCAATCTGGTGACGCAAATGACCCAAAAGACCGGCGAGAACGTCAAGATTCGCCGCTTTGTGCGTTTCAAAATGGGCGAAGGTCTCGAAAAGCGATCATCCGATTTGGGCGCCGAAGTGCAGGAGTTGCTCGGCGGCAACGAATAA
- the pyrH gene encoding UMP kinase codes for MSESTPSPTAIYKRVLLKISGEALMGDRGYGIDPDTINRIAGEIREVHALNVEVAIVVGGGNIFRGVALSTKGMDRASADYMGMLATVMNSLALQDALEKQAVFTRVMTAIEMHQIAEPFIRRRAIRHVEKGRVVIFAAGTGNPYFTTDSAAALRALEIRADAILKATKVDGIYTADPTKDPTATMFDRLTYMDVIQRDLKVMDTSAISLCRERNLPIHVFNLYKAGNIARVVKGEKIGTIVCAYE; via the coding sequence ATGTCAGAATCAACACCCAGCCCCACAGCGATTTATAAACGAGTCCTGTTAAAAATTTCCGGTGAAGCCTTGATGGGCGACCGCGGCTACGGCATTGACCCGGATACCATTAACCGCATTGCTGGTGAAATCCGAGAAGTTCACGCGCTCAACGTTGAAGTTGCCATCGTCGTTGGCGGCGGCAATATCTTTCGCGGCGTGGCGCTTTCCACCAAAGGCATGGATAGAGCTTCTGCCGATTACATGGGAATGCTTGCGACCGTGATGAACTCGCTCGCGTTGCAGGACGCGCTCGAAAAACAGGCAGTTTTCACGCGGGTGATGACGGCGATTGAAATGCACCAGATTGCCGAACCCTTCATACGTCGCCGCGCCATTCGTCATGTGGAAAAAGGTCGCGTAGTAATTTTTGCCGCCGGCACCGGCAATCCCTATTTCACGACGGATTCTGCCGCCGCGCTTCGCGCTTTGGAAATTCGCGCCGATGCGATTTTGAAAGCTACGAAAGTTGATGGCATCTATACCGCAGACCCGACCAAAGACCCGACGGCGACCATGTTTGACCGCCTGACTTACATGGACGTCATTCAACGCGATTTGAAAGTGATGGATACCTCAGCCATCAGCTTGTGTCGTGAACGCAATTTGCCGATTCATGTTTTCAACCTTTATAAAGCGGGCAACATTGCGCGCGTCGTGAAGGGCGAAAAAATCGGCACGATTGTTTGCGCTTACGAATAA
- the frr gene encoding ribosome recycling factor, which translates to MEAKDIINDARKRMDSAVEDARKKLAAVRTGRASVNLLDNVTIEYYGATMPLNQVATIHAPEPTMLTVAPFDPTQLNGIEKALRASDLGLNPSNDGKLIRVPIPPLTEERRKQMVKVVHEVAEEHRTAIRNVRRDANDHLKKLLKDKAISEDNERDALDQVQKLTDLHITKINEVATQKEKDILTV; encoded by the coding sequence ATGGAAGCTAAAGACATCATCAATGATGCTCGCAAACGAATGGATAGCGCAGTTGAAGATGCACGCAAGAAACTGGCAGCCGTCCGCACCGGTCGCGCTTCGGTTAATTTACTCGACAACGTGACCATTGAATATTACGGTGCCACCATGCCGCTCAATCAGGTGGCGACGATTCACGCGCCCGAACCGACCATGCTCACGGTTGCGCCTTTCGACCCAACCCAACTGAACGGTATCGAAAAAGCCTTGCGCGCTTCGGATTTGGGACTCAATCCGTCAAATGACGGCAAATTGATTCGCGTGCCGATTCCGCCGCTCACCGAAGAACGCCGTAAACAGATGGTGAAAGTGGTTCACGAAGTCGCCGAAGAACATCGCACAGCTATTCGCAATGTGCGTCGCGATGCTAATGACCATTTGAAAAAGCTCTTAAAAGACAAAGCGATTTCTGAAGATAATGAGCGTGATGCGCTCGATCAGGTGCAAAAACTCACAGACCTGCACATCACCAAAATCAACGAAGTCGCCACCCAGAAAGAAAAAGACATTCTGACCGTTTAA
- the sthA gene encoding Si-specific NAD(P)(+) transhydrogenase, with product MNQYDLIVIGSGPAGQRAAIQGAKIGKRVALVEKREVVGGACINTGTIPSKTMREAVMHLSGYSYHGIYGMNYRVKEKITVGDLSFRVQQVIKTEIDIINAQLSRNGIDMLTGSASFVDPHRLRVENSRGQAEYTADFIIIATGTKPAESTKVPINGRNIINSDQIYCLPEIPKTLIIVGGGVIGVEYASMFAVLGSRVILVEKQGRLLNFADQEMIEALCYHLRDNRVTLRLNEEVESVEENPDGTVVANLKSKKKISGDALLYSVGRQGNTEDLHLAAAGLEADERGRISVNENYQTAQAHLYAVGDIIGFPQLASVSMEQGRLSVGHAFNIKLQSDPANYPYGIYAIPEISFVGKTEEQLTDEDVPYEVGVAYYREIARGQIRGDTTGRLKIIFHRETREILGVHIIGEGAAELLHIGQAVMTLRGTVDYFVNTVFNYPTLAECYKAAAFNGINKLARFA from the coding sequence ATGAATCAATACGACCTCATTGTCATCGGTTCGGGACCGGCGGGACAGCGCGCCGCCATTCAAGGCGCAAAAATCGGGAAACGGGTCGCTCTGGTTGAAAAACGCGAAGTCGTCGGAGGTGCCTGCATCAATACCGGAACGATTCCCAGTAAAACCATGCGTGAAGCGGTCATGCATTTGTCCGGTTATAGCTATCACGGCATCTATGGAATGAATTATCGCGTGAAAGAAAAAATTACCGTCGGCGATCTCTCTTTCCGTGTTCAACAAGTCATTAAAACCGAAATCGACATTATCAACGCGCAACTATCGCGCAACGGTATTGATATGCTCACCGGCAGCGCGAGTTTTGTAGACCCACATCGTTTGCGGGTTGAAAATTCTCGCGGACAAGCTGAATACACCGCCGATTTCATTATCATTGCCACCGGCACGAAGCCCGCCGAATCCACCAAAGTCCCGATTAACGGCAGAAACATTATCAACAGTGACCAGATTTATTGTTTGCCGGAAATCCCTAAAACTTTAATCATCGTTGGCGGCGGCGTGATTGGCGTCGAATACGCTTCGATGTTCGCGGTGCTCGGGTCGCGGGTGATTCTCGTCGAAAAGCAGGGTCGGTTATTGAATTTTGCCGACCAGGAAATGATTGAGGCATTGTGTTATCACCTGCGCGACAACCGCGTGACCTTGCGCCTCAATGAAGAAGTGGAAAGCGTCGAAGAAAATCCTGATGGCACAGTGGTCGCCAATCTCAAAAGCAAGAAAAAAATATCCGGTGATGCGTTGCTGTATTCGGTCGGTCGACAAGGCAACACGGAAGATTTGCATCTCGCCGCCGCCGGACTTGAAGCGGACGAGCGCGGGCGCATCAGCGTCAATGAAAATTATCAAACCGCGCAAGCTCACCTTTATGCAGTGGGCGACATCATCGGCTTTCCGCAACTCGCGTCGGTTTCGATGGAACAGGGCAGGCTTTCGGTCGGTCACGCCTTTAATATCAAATTGCAAAGCGACCCGGCGAATTACCCTTATGGTATTTATGCGATTCCCGAAATTTCTTTCGTCGGCAAAACCGAAGAACAACTCACCGATGAAGACGTGCCCTATGAAGTCGGAGTCGCTTATTATCGCGAGATTGCGCGCGGGCAAATTCGCGGCGATACCACCGGACGTTTGAAAATTATTTTTCATCGTGAAACCAGAGAAATACTGGGCGTTCACATTATCGGCGAAGGCGCAGCCGAACTGTTGCACATCGGACAGGCGGTTATGACATTGCGCGGCACCGTCGATTATTTCGTCAACACCGTATTCAACTACCCGACGCTTGCCGAATGTTACAAAGCCGCCGCCTTTAACGGCATCAATAAACTGGCGCGCTTTGCCTGA
- a CDS encoding ROK family protein, whose protein sequence is MPLAIGVLAAENIVAGLVENDQLVGSIHTYPEASHRRDIFEGLPTEDIVQKIFEQIEAVRGGQEIAAVGLGFPGFIQNDVVQECPNIPQVKGYNICALLTAALRDAKLNTKVSLLNDADAIAAGIAVEQGEVGKLIRIWFLGNGVGCGHYPLIGEVMEEGHMVVTLDPKENFCGCGGIGHLEGIMGYRAMRLRFLDLEPEEVFAEAQQGDERCVEFVKLWHRALAAATASSIHMYGAGKFYISGPNAKFVSVNLLQEYLYEMVKMSSLQGSSFETVSTTEEIAIIGAAHSALLANGQV, encoded by the coding sequence ATGCCATTAGCGATTGGCGTTCTGGCAGCCGAAAATATTGTTGCCGGGCTTGTAGAGAATGACCAACTGGTCGGCTCGATTCATACCTATCCCGAAGCCAGTCATCGCAGAGATATATTTGAAGGTTTACCTACCGAAGACATCGTGCAGAAAATTTTCGAGCAAATCGAAGCGGTGCGCGGCGGGCAAGAGATTGCCGCCGTCGGTCTTGGATTTCCGGGTTTTATTCAAAACGATGTCGTACAAGAATGCCCGAACATTCCCCAGGTCAAAGGATATAATATTTGCGCCTTGCTCACAGCGGCTTTGCGTGACGCCAAGCTCAACACCAAGGTCTCGCTACTCAATGATGCGGATGCGATTGCCGCAGGCATCGCCGTCGAACAAGGCGAGGTTGGCAAATTGATTCGCATCTGGTTTTTAGGCAATGGCGTCGGTTGCGGACATTATCCGCTGATTGGAGAGGTCATGGAAGAAGGTCACATGGTTGTGACCCTCGACCCGAAAGAAAACTTTTGCGGCTGCGGCGGCATCGGTCACCTCGAAGGCATTATGGGCTATCGCGCCATGCGTCTCAGATTTTTAGACCTCGAACCTGAAGAAGTTTTCGCAGAAGCTCAGCAGGGCGATGAACGTTGCGTCGAGTTTGTAAAACTCTGGCATCGCGCGCTGGCGGCGGCAACCGCATCCAGCATTCATATGTATGGCGCGGGTAAATTTTATATTTCCGGTCCTAACGCAAAATTCGTGAGCGTCAATTTACTGCAAGAATATTTGTATGAAATGGTGAAGATGAGTTCGTTGCAGGGCAGTTCGTTTGAAACCGTCTCGACGACCGAAGAGATTGCCATCATCGGTGCAGCCCATAGCGCATTGCTGGCAAATGGTCAGGTTTGA
- the tsaE gene encoding tRNA (adenosine(37)-N6)-threonylcarbamoyltransferase complex ATPase subunit type 1 TsaE, translating to MNITGEIITHGEEETFALGERLGEQINRRAIVLLSGDLGAGKTVFAKGLAAGLGIDPVDVTSPSFTLINEHEGRLRLFHIDLYRLDEQACVGLGLEEILEKPAAVVLIEWAERLGYVPEGAIKIHIEYLNESERKIVIE from the coding sequence ATGAATATCACAGGTGAAATCATCACGCATGGCGAAGAAGAGACTTTTGCGCTTGGCGAACGCCTCGGCGAACAAATTAACCGGCGAGCGATTGTTCTGCTAAGCGGCGACCTCGGCGCAGGCAAAACGGTTTTTGCGAAAGGCTTGGCTGCGGGACTTGGCATTGACCCTGTGGATGTAACGAGTCCGTCATTTACCTTAATCAATGAACACGAAGGGCGGCTACGGCTTTTTCATATTGATTTGTACAGGCTTGATGAACAGGCGTGCGTCGGGCTTGGACTGGAAGAAATTCTTGAAAAGCCTGCTGCGGTTGTGTTGATTGAATGGGCTGAACGTTTAGGCTATGTGCCCGAAGGGGCGATTAAAATTCATATCGAATATTTGAACGAGTCAGAGCGCAAAATTGTTATTGAGTAA
- a CDS encoding DUF1203 domain-containing protein, with product MTTNDKFKIISIPSEVATKARESQRDVFDNLLAVLRDGERHQCRVCLKLSQPDEGVILMAHQPFLSRQPYAEVGPVFIHERSCEPYADINNYPPEFPRREVVLRAYNAEDRIVDAQAVRARQVEEVIAEMFTNSEIAYLHARNLGYGCYMFRIERPGSY from the coding sequence ATGACAACCAACGACAAGTTTAAAATCATTTCTATACCCTCCGAGGTAGCAACTAAAGCACGCGAGTCGCAGCGTGATGTCTTTGATAATTTACTAGCGGTGCTCCGCGATGGTGAACGACACCAGTGCCGTGTCTGTCTCAAACTGTCGCAACCGGATGAAGGGGTCATTCTCATGGCGCACCAACCGTTTCTATCCAGACAGCCCTATGCAGAGGTTGGACCGGTTTTTATTCACGAGCGGTCGTGCGAGCCTTATGCGGATATAAATAACTATCCGCCCGAATTTCCTCGTAGAGAGGTGGTACTTCGCGCCTACAACGCTGAAGACCGGATTGTTGATGCACAAGCGGTAAGAGCGCGACAGGTAGAAGAGGTTATTGCCGAAATGTTTACGAACTCAGAGATTGCTTACCTGCACGCGCGAAATCTGGGCTATGGCTGCTATATGTTCCGCATTGAACGACCTGGGTCTTATTAA
- a CDS encoding GNAT family N-acetyltransferase, whose protein sequence is MIILQTERLNLRQLTIDDGEFIVELLNQPSFIQNIGDRGVRTLDDAHQYILTGPVASYEKFGFGLYLVELRESATAIGLCGLLKREALDDVDIGYAYLPAHWGKGYAFEAASAVLNYGKNMHGLNRVVAVVSPDNYGSIKVLEKLGLKFERMVQLVDGEAEVKLFA, encoded by the coding sequence ATGATTATTCTCCAGACCGAGCGATTAAATTTGCGGCAACTGACGATTGATGATGGTGAGTTCATCGTTGAACTTCTCAATCAGCCTTCATTCATTCAAAACATCGGCGACCGGGGCGTGAGAACGCTGGATGATGCCCACCAGTATATTTTGACGGGGCCGGTGGCGAGTTACGAAAAATTTGGTTTCGGGCTATATCTCGTAGAGCTAAGAGAATCCGCCACTGCCATTGGGCTTTGCGGGCTTTTGAAGCGAGAAGCGCTGGACGATGTCGATATCGGTTATGCGTATCTGCCCGCGCATTGGGGAAAAGGTTACGCTTTTGAAGCGGCATCGGCAGTTTTAAATTACGGGAAAAATATGCATGGGTTAAATCGCGTTGTCGCGGTGGTCAGCCCTGATAATTACGGTTCAATCAAGGTGCTGGAAAAACTCGGATTGAAGTTTGAACGAATGGTGCAATTGGTCGACGGTGAAGCAGAGGTTAAATTGTTTGCCTGA